Proteins from one Anopheles nili chromosome 2, idAnoNiliSN_F5_01, whole genome shotgun sequence genomic window:
- the LOC128722676 gene encoding uncharacterized protein LOC128722676, with protein sequence MHHFNALWLSVALVAFHATVGAVDLPEYLHVCHREDPKLTECMKESIETLRPYLARGIPELDIPSIDPIHLGDLIVAESVPGQGVSISAKDIKAYGPSNFKLKKLNVVEYGKIYSFELELPHLYVEGRYVVDGRILLLPVKGSGKFTGNFTQGIGSVRIKGDRKRINGKDHLSLAKLDIKIRVSDGRVKLENLFGGDRVLGEIINETINQNFNLLSTELIPLIEKALQRIFKRTGNKILERFPEEVLFPFCVVMERSGGAQVDSGRGRSPWLTRRRPNMVIGVVAWVAAIGLLLPIVFHPIEAKEIAIRNKDMPQFKTKPEWLRVCKRANPNEDDCFRKLFEGTFPYIAKGIPEIGVQPFDPLRIESIQVSRGSGGLTLSGGFKKLSIKGPSNTTVRRAFLDFDKQALSFELEIPKLRIDASYNLKGNVLLLPLVGDGDVTMTLKNVKTTVVTKFSVRPLPEDAIFIEEMKVTFHVGGMRIHLDNLFQGNQVLGASLNLFLNQNANEVIAELRSDLEHGLADIFTGLWNELFNKLPLKLWIA encoded by the exons ATGCATCACTTCAACGCACTGTGGCTTTCGGTGGCATTGGTGGCTTTCCACGCGACTGTCGGAGCTGTCGATCTGC CGGAATATCTGCACGTTTGTCACCGCGAGGACCCTAAGCTGACGGAGTGCATGAAGGAATCGATCGAGACGCTTCGGCCGTATTTGGCTCGTGGAATCCCCGAACTTGACATTCCCTCGATCGATCCGATCCACCTAGGGGACCTGATCGTGGCCGAAAGTGTGCCTGGCCAGGGCGTTAGCATTTCGGCGAAGGACATTAAGGCGTATGGACCGTCGAACTTCAAGCTAAAGAAGCTCAA TGTCGTGGAGTATGGTAAGATTTATTCGTTCGAGCTGGAGTTGCCCCACCTCTACGTCGAAGGTCGATACGTTGTGGACGGTCGAATTCTACTGCTTCCTGTGAAGGGTTCGGGCAAATTTACCGGAAACTTCA CTCAAGGCATCGGCAGTGTGCGTATTAAGGGCGATCGGAAGCGCATCAACGGTAAGGATCACCTGTCGCTTGCCAAACTCGACATCAAGATCCGGGTGTCTGATGGTCGCGTGAAGCTGGAGAACCTGTTTGGAGGTGATCGAGTGCTAG GTGAGATCATCAACGAGACCATCAACCAGAACTTCAACCTGCTCAGCACCGAGCTGATCCCGCTGATCGAGAAAGCCCTGCAGCGGATATTCAAACGGACGGGCAACAAAATCCTTGAGCGTTTCCCCGAGGAGGTTCTCTTCCC GTTCTGCGTTGTGATGGAACGTTCTGGAGGTGCACAGGTCGATTCCGGTCGAGGCCGGTCACCGTGGTTGACACGGCGCAGGCCCAATATGGTCATCGGTGTGGTGGCTTGGGTCGCCGCGATCGGTTTGCTGTTGCCGATTGTTTTTCACCCGATCGAGGCGAAGGAAATCGCCATCAGAAATAAGGACATGCCGCAgttcaaaacaaaac CTGAGTGGTTGCGAGTTTGCAAGCGAGCGAACCCCAACGAGGACGATTGCTTCCGGAAGCTGTTCGAGGGCACGTTCCCTTACATCGCGAAGG GAATTCCCGAGATCGGTGTGCAACCGTTCGACCCGTTGCGGATAGAATCGATCCAGGTGTCGCGTGGTTCCGGTGGATTGACGCTTAGCGGTGGCTTCAAGAAGCTGAGCATTAAAGGACCCTCGAATACGACCGTCCGTCGGGCGTTCCTCGATTTCGACAAGCAAGCGCTCAGCTTCGAGCTGGAGATTCCAAAGTTGCGCATCGATGCCAGCTACAATCTCAAGGGTaacgtactgctgctgccgctggttGGTGATGGGGATGTCACGATGACGCTCAAGAACGTGAAGACGACGGTTGTGACCAAGTTTTCCGTGCGTCCGCTACCGGAG GATGCCATTTTTATTGAGGAAATGAAAGTGACCTTCCACGTCGGTGGAATGCGCATTCATCTGGACAACCTGTTCCAAGGGAATCAAGTGCTTGGGGCCTCGCTGAACCTGTTCCTCAATCAGAACGCGAACGAAGTCATCGCCGAGCTGCGGTCGGATCTTGAGCACGGGCTGGCCGACATCTTCACCGGGCTCTGGAACGAGCTGTTTAACAAGCTGCCGCTGAAGCTGTGGATCGCCTGA
- the LOC128731213 gene encoding protein takeout, with the protein MAATTARSLTLMLVCLQAVFSQDTPYYMHRCDRDASDVNDCLRYAANKLASYIRQGIPEIGIVDVEPVVVDEISIALGSGPDGYRASFRNIEAYGVSNLSIVNVRSDIDTMQYQMTIEIPKIKATAQYQSSGVLLLIQASGAGEYWGEYEGVKAKTYFKATPYQGEDGLTYLTVDQTKMDFSVKEIKMGVENIANQNAIIHAAMNLFINTNAQELLKEMKPQLRTKLTEHLHSFLQQLFDRIPVEQWLD; encoded by the exons ATGGCGGCCACAACGGCGCGTTCGTTGACTCTGATGTTGGTCTGCCTGCAAGCGGTGTTTTCCCAAGACACAC CTTACTACATGCACCGGTGTGATCGAGACGCGTCGGACGTGAACGATTGCCTACGGTACGCGGCAAACAAGCTGGCGAGCTACATTCGGCAAGGCATCCCCGAAATTGGCATCGTCGAC GTGGAGCCAGTCGTTGTGGATGAGATCAGCATCGCCCTTGGTAGCGGTCCGGATGGTTACAGGGCCAGCTTCCGCAACATCGAGGCGTACGGTGTAAGCAACCTATCGATCGTGAACGTGCGTTCGGATATCGACACTATGCAGTACCAGATGACGATCGAGATCCCGAAAATCAAAGCCACCGCCCAATACCAATCGTctggtgtgctgctgctgatccAGGCATCTGGTGCCGGCGAGTACTGGGGCGAGTACG AGGGTGTTAAGGCGAAGACCTACTTTAAGGCAACGCCGTACCAGGGTGAAGATGGATTGACCTACCTGACGGTTGACCAGACGAAGATGGATTTCAGCGTGAAGGAGATCAAGATGGGCGTGGAGAACATCGCAAACCAGAACGCCATTATTC ATGCTGCGATGAATCTGTTCATCAACACAAACGCCCAAGAGCTGCTGAAGGAGATGAAACCCCAGCTGCGAACGAAACTGACCGAACATTTGCACTCCTTCCTGCAGCAGCTGTTCGATCGCATTCCGGTTGAGCAGTGGCTGGATTAG
- the LOC128730675 gene encoding uncharacterized protein LOC128730675, which yields MLKYVTVCCVLACAGFAVGQEIPPYIKQCRRSEPDLPDCLKGALQHLRPYLSSGIPEIKLPSVEPFVMDQLSLQLTGGPQGYRINLKNMEVFGASNFTVRSIKLADGNKPFEARLTIPRLTIHAKYTSSGVLIIIPASGSGDFDAVFDGVTADVKGLVSTNEKPTGTHLRVDKLDLNLSIKKPRLSVSKIFNNNRILTEATNLFLKENGHEVLRALQPQLQKKLSSEFTGIANQLLDNVPLHFFVVD from the exons ATGCTGAAGTACGTCACCGTGTGCTGTGTGTTGGCCTGTGCTGGTTTCGCCGTGGGGCAGGAAATTC CCCCCTACATCAAGCAATGCCGCCGATCGGAACCAGATCTCCCCGACTGCCTCAAGGGAGCCCTGCAGCACCTGCGCCCGTACCTTTCCAGTGGCATCCCCGAGATAAAG CTGCCCTCGGTCGAACCGTTCGTGATGGATCAGCTGTCGCTGCAGCTGACCGGAGGACCCCAAGGATATCGGATCAACCTAAAGAACATGGAAGTGTTCGGTGCGAGTAACTTCACCGTCCGGTCGATCAA ACTCGCCGACGGTAACAAACCGTTCGAAGCACGCCTGACTATTCCGCGATTGACGATCCACGCCAAGTACACGAGCAGCGGCGTGTTGATCATCATCCCGGCCAGCGGTTCCGGTGACTTCGATGCCGTGTTTGATGGAGTGACTGCCGACGTGAAGGGTCTAGTTtcgacgaacgaaaaaccgaCCGGGACGCATCTGCGCGTCGACAAACTCGATCTCAACCTGTCGATCAAGAAGCCGCGCCTGAGCGTGTCCAAGATCTTCAACAACAACCGCATCCTGA CggaagcgacgaacctctTCCTGAAGGAGAACGGCCACGAGGTCCTGCGTGCCCTTCAACCGCAGCTGCAGAAGAAGTTGTCGTCCGAGTTCACCGGCATCGCGAACCAGCTGCTGGACAACGTGCCGCTGCACTTCTTCGTCGTGGACTAG